A genomic window from Candidatus Kouleothrix ribensis includes:
- a CDS encoding right-handed parallel beta-helix repeat-containing protein codes for MVHRRTTLVFAAALSALLLVALAIPLATHLTRAAGTHYYVGPAGSDANDGLSATRPLKTIQRALELAQPGTIIELAAGRYAQDVRSVRAGSAADPIVLRGPADAVLIGAGAARIVEINHNNIMLEGFTIDGGWGDLSRADGYRDKLLYVQGKQPRAGVTGLRVLRMTFRNAGGECIRLRYFAQHNEIAESNISSCGVHDFRFGAGGKNGEGIYIGTAPEQRADGKNPTADPDESNANWIHDNSFDTQGNECVDIKEAAFGNIVERNRCTGQRDPESGGFDARGSGNIFRDNQSFGNAGAGIRLGGDTPSDGILNDVYHNSLHDNQAGGIKVQRQPQGRVCGNQISNNAGGDAVGSDKASIAPTGACTGLPTPGATPAVATASPAATPTQAPGGCTPMYAVDGGAGAFIEAENAMVRAGSFALFEQAGRSGQAYVATPGSGTSQDRGNYLSFDLRVRGGGKFYIWLLGYGPSASADSFYVQADGRTRVQANLVQKAWGWKRAGRTITLGDGVHTLRIISREDGARLDKLLLTKDRSVVPAELGGPALAAQCP; via the coding sequence ATGGTACACCGACGCACTACCCTGGTGTTCGCGGCCGCGCTGAGCGCCCTGCTGCTTGTAGCACTGGCCATCCCGCTCGCGACGCACCTGACGCGCGCGGCCGGCACGCACTACTATGTCGGCCCGGCCGGCAGCGACGCCAACGATGGGCTAAGCGCCACCCGGCCGCTCAAGACGATTCAACGCGCGCTTGAGCTGGCCCAGCCCGGCACGATCATCGAACTCGCCGCCGGCAGATATGCGCAGGATGTGCGCTCGGTGCGCGCAGGGAGCGCGGCCGACCCGATCGTGCTGCGTGGCCCCGCCGACGCAGTGCTGATCGGCGCCGGCGCCGCACGGATCGTCGAGATCAACCACAACAATATCATGCTCGAGGGCTTCACGATCGACGGCGGCTGGGGCGACCTGAGCCGCGCCGATGGCTACCGCGACAAGCTGCTGTACGTGCAGGGCAAGCAGCCGCGCGCTGGCGTGACTGGCCTGCGGGTGCTGCGGATGACCTTCAGAAATGCTGGCGGCGAGTGCATCCGGCTGCGCTATTTCGCGCAGCATAACGAGATCGCCGAATCAAATATCAGCAGCTGTGGCGTACACGACTTCCGCTTTGGCGCGGGCGGCAAGAACGGCGAGGGCATCTACATCGGCACCGCGCCCGAGCAGCGCGCCGACGGCAAGAACCCCACCGCCGACCCCGACGAGTCGAACGCGAACTGGATTCACGATAACAGCTTCGATACCCAGGGCAACGAGTGTGTCGATATCAAAGAAGCCGCGTTCGGCAATATCGTCGAGCGCAACCGCTGCACCGGCCAGCGCGACCCTGAATCGGGCGGGTTCGACGCGCGCGGCAGCGGCAACATCTTCCGCGACAACCAGAGCTTCGGCAATGCCGGCGCGGGCATCCGGCTGGGCGGCGACACGCCGAGCGACGGGATTCTGAACGATGTCTATCACAACAGCCTGCACGATAACCAGGCCGGCGGGATCAAGGTACAGCGCCAGCCGCAAGGCCGCGTCTGCGGTAATCAGATCAGCAATAACGCCGGTGGGGATGCGGTTGGTTCCGATAAGGCCTCGATTGCGCCGACCGGCGCCTGCACCGGGCTGCCAACCCCAGGCGCTACGCCGGCTGTGGCGACCGCCAGCCCGGCCGCGACCCCAACCCAGGCGCCGGGTGGCTGCACGCCTATGTACGCGGTTGATGGCGGCGCGGGTGCGTTCATCGAGGCCGAGAACGCCATGGTGCGGGCAGGCAGCTTCGCGCTATTCGAGCAAGCCGGGCGCTCGGGGCAGGCGTATGTGGCGACGCCCGGCTCGGGCACCAGCCAGGATCGCGGCAACTACCTGAGCTTCGATCTGCGCGTGCGCGGTGGCGGGAAGTTCTACATCTGGCTGCTGGGCTATGGCCCGAGCGCCAGCGCCGACAGCTTCTACGTGCAGGCCGACGGGCGCACGCGCGTGCAGGCCAACCTTGTGCAGAAGGCGTGGGGCTGGAAGCGTGCCGGCCGAACGATCACGCTGGGCGATGGTGTACACACGCTGCGGATTATAAGCCGCGAGGATGGCGCGCGCCTCGACAAACTACTGCTCACCAAAGATCGCAGCGTGGTGCCGGCCGAGCTAGGCGGCCCGGCGCTGGCCGCGCAGTGCCCATAA
- a CDS encoding patatin-like phospholipase family protein: MAPTKQSKKALVLSGGGGRGAYHIGVLEALVEHGWMPDGQGPDIIAGTSIGAINAAALASGLPVAELKQRWLAMHTEDVHQLSADLPAVTRPLLRFLLRSVLTSDAHGGPRATLPEAERELSAQGLFSRLGTLFHARPFRSLLDTTPWRHTLGQWMDFERINRADAPALLLAATELQSGALRVFCNRPLDGRPADTIVLDHLMASSSIPIVYPWTAIGDGKYWDGAVLANTPLEPVIDLAGDDDIDILVVMMTPWNADPDAMRLQTRQMPQDLVQALSLTLDWALLASYRVAFEAIERRNRLAEAAAKLARAAELLGDESVRLVGAVPRPIALPTVIAPEQLMPLDWIIDYERANHQQLFAMGKADAERALAAR; the protein is encoded by the coding sequence ATGGCACCAACTAAGCAATCTAAGAAAGCCCTGGTTCTCTCGGGCGGCGGCGGGCGCGGCGCCTACCACATCGGCGTGCTCGAGGCGCTGGTCGAGCACGGCTGGATGCCCGATGGCCAAGGCCCCGACATTATCGCCGGCACGTCGATCGGCGCGATCAACGCGGCCGCGCTGGCCTCGGGCCTGCCGGTGGCCGAGCTGAAGCAGCGCTGGCTGGCCATGCATACCGAGGATGTCCACCAGCTCTCGGCCGATCTGCCGGCGGTTACGCGCCCGCTGCTGCGCTTCCTGCTGCGCAGCGTGCTCACCTCCGACGCCCACGGCGGGCCGCGCGCGACGCTGCCCGAGGCCGAGCGCGAGCTGAGCGCGCAGGGGCTGTTCAGCCGCCTGGGTACGCTGTTCCACGCGCGCCCGTTTCGCAGCCTGCTCGACACTACGCCCTGGCGCCATACGCTTGGCCAGTGGATGGATTTCGAGCGGATCAACCGGGCCGATGCGCCGGCGCTGCTGCTGGCCGCGACCGAGCTACAGAGCGGCGCGCTGCGCGTGTTCTGCAACCGCCCGCTCGATGGCCGCCCGGCCGACACGATCGTGCTCGACCACCTGATGGCCTCGTCGAGCATCCCGATCGTCTACCCCTGGACGGCGATCGGCGATGGGAAGTACTGGGACGGTGCGGTGCTGGCGAACACGCCGCTCGAGCCGGTGATCGATCTGGCCGGCGACGACGATATCGACATTCTGGTGGTGATGATGACGCCCTGGAACGCCGACCCCGACGCCATGCGCCTGCAGACCCGCCAGATGCCGCAGGATCTCGTGCAGGCGCTGTCGCTGACGCTCGACTGGGCGCTGCTGGCCTCGTACCGGGTCGCCTTCGAGGCGATTGAGCGCCGCAACCGCCTGGCCGAGGCGGCCGCCAAGCTTGCGCGCGCGGCCGAGCTGCTCGGCGACGAGAGCGTGCGCCTGGTTGGCGCGGTGCCGCGCCCGATCGCGCTGCCCACGGTGATCGCGCCCGAGCAGCTCATGCCGCTCGATTGGATCATCGACTACGAGCGCGCCAACCATCAGCAGCTGTTCGCCATGGGCAAGGCCGATGCCGAGCGTGCCCTGGCCGCGCGCTAA
- a CDS encoding EamA family transporter gives MSPTALLLLLAAALLHAGWNVLVKGAREKDLFMWWAWVVGALGYAPLLVLLPALPRAAWPYLLASGLAQAAYSVALTRAYTLGDFSLVYPIARGAAPALLALWAALFLGERPSVYGLLGLTLLLAGLLTVGGLFGRPGQARPGPAAYVAAMGVALSISIYSALDGAAMQIAAALPYTIAEFIVTALVLTPVMLRRYSRAALLGEWRAHWPRIVLVGLLILLTYAMVLLAYSAGHVSYAGAIREVSVVFAALIGWRWLGEGFGALRVTGALLIFGGILVIAIAG, from the coding sequence ATGTCGCCCACGGCCCTACTGCTGCTGCTGGCAGCGGCGCTGCTCCACGCCGGCTGGAATGTGCTAGTCAAAGGCGCGCGCGAGAAAGACCTGTTCATGTGGTGGGCCTGGGTGGTCGGCGCGCTAGGCTACGCCCCGCTGCTGGTGCTGCTGCCTGCGCTGCCGCGTGCGGCGTGGCCATACCTGCTGGCCAGCGGGCTGGCGCAGGCTGCCTACTCGGTGGCGCTGACGCGCGCCTACACATTAGGCGACTTCTCGCTGGTGTACCCGATCGCGCGCGGCGCGGCCCCGGCGCTGCTGGCGCTATGGGCGGCGCTATTCCTGGGCGAGCGGCCCAGCGTCTACGGGCTGCTCGGGCTAACGCTGCTCCTGGCCGGCCTGCTGACAGTCGGCGGTCTATTCGGCCGGCCCGGCCAGGCCCGGCCCGGCCCAGCCGCCTATGTCGCCGCAATGGGCGTAGCGCTGTCGATCTCGATCTACTCGGCACTCGATGGCGCGGCTATGCAAATCGCCGCCGCACTCCCATACACAATCGCCGAATTTATCGTCACCGCGCTGGTGCTCACCCCAGTGATGCTGCGGCGCTACTCGCGCGCAGCACTGCTCGGCGAGTGGCGCGCGCACTGGCCACGCATCGTGCTGGTAGGCCTGCTGATTCTGCTGACATATGCGATGGTGCTGCTGGCCTATAGCGCCGGGCACGTGAGCTACGCCGGCGCCATTCGCGAAGTGAGCGTCGTGTTCGCCGCGCTGATCGGCTGGCGCTGGCTAGGCGAAGGCTTTGGCGCGCTGCGCGTGACCGGGGCGCTGCTGATCTTTGGGGGCATTCTGGTGATCGCTATCGCGGGGTGA
- a CDS encoding sugar phosphate isomerase/epimerase, translating to MNKVGIYYAYWTHDWDADFHPYVDKVARLGFDLLEVNGGTIARMTSEERRRLKAHAEAAQISLSYCIGLPHAYDIASEDRAVRARGIAYLQQMAAAIGEIGGGMLSGIIYGAWPATLPEGTADRRPYLERSIASMREAIKVAEDNHVIFNMEVVNRFEQFLLNTSAEAVAYVEAVGSPNAKILLDTFHMNIEEDFIGDAIVLAGDKLGHVHVGENNRMPPGFGHIPWTEIGAALRKIGYGGAVVMEPFLLPGGQVGRDIKVFRDLSVGLDLDDEARKAALFMRGVLK from the coding sequence ATGAACAAGGTTGGGATCTACTACGCCTACTGGACCCACGATTGGGATGCCGATTTCCACCCATATGTAGACAAGGTCGCGCGCCTGGGCTTCGATCTACTCGAGGTCAATGGCGGCACGATCGCGCGCATGACCAGCGAAGAGCGCCGGCGCCTGAAAGCGCACGCCGAGGCGGCGCAGATCAGCCTGTCGTACTGCATCGGCCTGCCGCACGCCTACGACATCGCCTCGGAAGATCGCGCCGTGCGCGCGCGTGGGATCGCCTACCTCCAGCAGATGGCTGCGGCGATCGGCGAGATCGGCGGGGGCATGCTGTCGGGCATCATCTACGGCGCCTGGCCGGCAACGCTGCCCGAGGGCACGGCCGACCGGCGGCCATACCTCGAGCGCAGCATCGCCAGCATGCGCGAGGCGATCAAGGTAGCTGAAGACAACCACGTGATCTTCAACATGGAGGTAGTCAATCGTTTCGAGCAGTTCTTGCTGAACACCAGCGCCGAGGCGGTCGCATATGTCGAGGCGGTCGGCAGCCCCAACGCCAAGATCCTGCTCGACACGTTTCATATGAACATCGAGGAAGACTTCATCGGCGACGCGATTGTGCTGGCGGGCGACAAGCTCGGGCATGTGCATGTCGGCGAGAATAACCGCATGCCGCCGGGGTTTGGCCATATTCCCTGGACCGAGATCGGCGCGGCGTTGCGCAAGATCGGCTATGGCGGCGCGGTGGTGATGGAGCCGTTCCTGCTGCCGGGCGGGCAAGTCGGCCGCGATATCAAGGTGTTTCGCGATCTGAGCGTGGGCCTCGACCTCGACGACGAGGCGCGCAAGGCGGCCCTGTTCATGCGCGGGGTTCTGAAGTAA
- a CDS encoding DUF1801 domain-containing protein, producing the protein MAEPKTKPNDLDVEGFLNGVANQQQRQDCDAIVALMREATGATPRMWGASIVGFGSYHYRYASGHEGDSPLVGFSPRKQNTTLYLAYGLEQQEDLLQRLGKHKIGKGCLYIKRLADVDQAVLRELIARSVEQLIHANPPAAEG; encoded by the coding sequence ATGGCCGAGCCCAAGACCAAACCGAACGATCTGGATGTTGAGGGTTTCTTGAATGGCGTTGCCAACCAGCAGCAGCGCCAGGACTGCGACGCGATCGTTGCGCTCATGCGCGAGGCCACCGGGGCTACGCCGCGTATGTGGGGGGCGAGCATCGTCGGCTTCGGCAGCTACCACTACCGCTACGCCAGCGGCCACGAAGGCGACTCGCCGCTGGTCGGGTTTTCGCCACGCAAGCAGAACACGACGCTCTACCTGGCGTATGGCCTCGAGCAGCAAGAAGACCTGCTACAGCGCCTGGGCAAGCACAAGATCGGCAAGGGCTGCCTGTATATCAAGCGCCTGGCCGATGTCGATCAGGCCGTGCTGCGCGAGCTAATCGCGCGCTCGGTCGAGCAGCTGATCCACGCCAACCCGCCCGCCGCCGAGGGGTAG
- a CDS encoding N-acetyl-gamma-glutamyl-phosphate reductase encodes MLQVGIYGVTGYAGYELLRWLGRHPQARVAFAVSESQAGKSLADVYPGPLDMPLIAPDDAPLGQVDLVFLGLPHGVAATTARRARAAGVRVIDLSADFRLATPAAYKRWYGHDHPAPELLPAPYGLPELNRAALRDAALIANPGCYPTSVLLGLAPLLRAGIADPTIIVDSKSGVSGAGRVPKLNTSFVEVSENLAPYSIGRVHRHVGEMEQEAARMSSGPAPQIIFTPHLLPISRGILSTMYVRIPAAWGEAQVRALYAEQYAGEPFVRVLPQGQLATIAHTTHTNMCAISLTLAAPGLLIVVASEDNLVKGAAGQAIQNMNVMFGLDETTGLG; translated from the coding sequence ATGCTACAGGTTGGTATCTATGGCGTCACCGGCTACGCCGGCTACGAGCTGTTGCGCTGGCTGGGCCGCCACCCCCAGGCGCGCGTCGCATTCGCGGTCTCCGAGTCGCAGGCCGGCAAGTCGCTGGCCGACGTGTACCCCGGCCCGCTCGACATGCCGCTGATCGCCCCAGACGACGCGCCGCTTGGCCAGGTCGATCTGGTGTTCCTGGGCCTGCCGCACGGTGTGGCGGCTACCACTGCCCGGCGCGCGCGCGCTGCCGGCGTGCGGGTGATCGATCTGTCGGCCGACTTTCGGCTGGCCACGCCGGCAGCCTATAAGCGCTGGTATGGCCACGACCACCCGGCGCCCGAGCTGCTGCCCGCGCCCTATGGCCTGCCCGAGCTCAACCGCGCTGCGCTGCGCGATGCCGCCCTGATCGCCAACCCTGGCTGCTACCCTACCAGCGTGCTGCTGGGCCTGGCCCCGCTGCTGCGCGCCGGCATCGCCGACCCAACCATCATTGTCGACTCGAAATCGGGCGTGTCGGGCGCCGGGCGCGTACCCAAGCTCAACACCTCGTTCGTCGAGGTGAGCGAGAACCTGGCGCCGTACAGCATCGGCCGCGTACACCGCCACGTTGGCGAGATGGAGCAAGAGGCCGCGCGGATGAGCAGCGGCCCGGCGCCGCAGATCATCTTCACTCCACACCTGCTGCCGATCAGCCGCGGCATTCTCAGCACCATGTATGTGCGCATCCCGGCTGCCTGGGGCGAGGCGCAGGTGCGTGCGCTGTACGCCGAGCAGTATGCCGGCGAGCCGTTTGTGCGCGTGCTGCCGCAGGGCCAGCTGGCCACGATCGCGCATACCACGCATACGAATATGTGCGCAATCTCGCTGACGCTGGCCGCACCTGGCCTGCTGATCGTGGTCGCAAGCGAGGACAACCTGGTCAAGGGCGCGGCCGGCCAGGCGATCCAGAATATGAATGTGATGTTTGGGCTGGATGAGACCACCGGCCTTGGCTAG
- the argB gene encoding acetylglutamate kinase, with translation MSEHSKLNTQNSTLILKIGGNELDDPAFVAELARTVAALRPQPVLVHGGGKEIGQVQQVLGGEPRFVAGLRYTDATALHAAEMVLCGLVSTRLVAALVAAGADALGLSGVDRGLIRVVKADHPAGDLGRVGRVVAVRAGLLRELLEQGVVPVVAPISLGPDGTYNVNADEAAGAIAAALPNAQVVFVTNVPGVLVREQLAPSLSAAAIEALIGDGTIVGGMIPKVRAALTALAAGERTARITNLAGLATGAGTLIVP, from the coding sequence ATGAGTGAACACTCAAAACTCAACACTCAAAACTCAACACTGATCCTAAAGATTGGCGGTAACGAGCTCGACGACCCGGCCTTCGTGGCCGAGCTGGCGCGCACGGTTGCGGCGCTGCGCCCACAGCCGGTGCTGGTGCATGGTGGCGGCAAAGAGATCGGCCAGGTTCAGCAGGTGCTCGGCGGCGAGCCGCGCTTTGTGGCCGGCCTGCGCTACACCGACGCCACCGCGCTGCACGCGGCCGAGATGGTGCTGTGCGGCCTGGTGAGCACGCGCCTGGTGGCCGCACTCGTAGCAGCCGGCGCCGACGCGCTTGGGCTCTCGGGCGTCGACCGCGGGCTGATCCGCGTGGTGAAAGCCGATCACCCGGCCGGCGACCTGGGCCGCGTCGGGCGGGTGGTGGCGGTGCGTGCCGGGCTGCTGCGTGAGCTGCTGGAACAGGGCGTGGTGCCGGTGGTCGCGCCGATCTCGCTCGGGCCTGACGGTACCTATAATGTGAATGCCGACGAGGCCGCTGGCGCAATCGCCGCAGCGCTGCCCAACGCCCAGGTAGTGTTTGTCACCAATGTGCCGGGCGTGCTCGTGCGCGAGCAGCTGGCGCCCAGCCTCAGCGCCGCCGCGATCGAGGCGCTGATCGGCGACGGCACGATTGTTGGCGGGATGATCCCCAAGGTGCGCGCCGCACTGACTGCGCTGGCGGCCGGCGAGCGTACCGCGCGGATCACCAACCTGGCCGGGCTGGCCACCGGTGCGGGCACGCTGATCGTGCCGTAG
- a CDS encoding GNAT family N-acetyltransferase encodes MIARVVKDASYTAPADAPLVRPAEDPDIFAIVAVVNENARLGHLLPRSPENIRSSLPNWLVAEVGGRVVGIGSLVAMNPALVEVRSLAVLPEYRAYGIGALIVRELVEQARARGIPTVFALTRAVSFFERLGFVITDKERFPEKVWKDCVICPLQHACDETAVVFEMGRELP; translated from the coding sequence ATGATCGCTCGGGTCGTCAAAGACGCCAGCTATACTGCCCCGGCCGATGCGCCGCTTGTACGCCCGGCCGAAGATCCCGACATCTTCGCAATTGTGGCGGTGGTGAATGAGAACGCCCGGCTGGGCCACCTGCTGCCGCGTAGCCCCGAGAACATTCGCTCGTCGCTGCCGAACTGGCTGGTGGCCGAGGTCGGCGGCCGGGTGGTGGGTATCGGCTCGCTGGTTGCAATGAATCCCGCGCTGGTCGAGGTGCGCTCACTGGCGGTGCTGCCCGAGTATCGCGCGTACGGCATTGGCGCGCTGATCGTGCGCGAGCTGGTCGAGCAGGCCCGCGCGCGCGGCATCCCCACCGTGTTCGCGCTCACACGCGCGGTGAGCTTCTTCGAGCGGCTCGGCTTTGTGATCACCGACAAGGAGCGCTTCCCCGAGAAGGTCTGGAAGGACTGCGTGATCTGCCCGCTGCAGCACGCCTGCGACGAGACGGCGGTGGTGTTCGAGATGGGCCGCGAGCTGCCATGA
- the carA gene encoding glutamine-hydrolyzing carbamoyl-phosphate synthase small subunit, with amino-acid sequence MPPRIPALLALEDGTTWPGFGLGAIGERAGEVIFNTAMTGYQEVLTDPSYYGQIVVMTAPHIGNTGVNLEDEESIKPWLAGFVVRAASPRVSSWRATAPLGEYLCEHGIVGITGVDTRALVRHIRTAGALRGVISSAQPEPQRLVAAARAAPSMEGRDLVPHVTCAEPYHWAEGGPGEWGARSQEPRATNQADDSDDSRFSALGSGTFHVVAYDFGMKRTILRQLAERGCRVTVVPATTPAAEVLAHNPDGVFLSNGPGDPAAVTYAIESVRALLGQRPLFGICLGHQILGLALGGSTYKLRFGHHGGNQPVRFSDTGRVEISSHNHGFAVDDQSLPAGVEVTHTNLNDGCCEGLRARDLRAFSVQYHPEAAPGPHDAAYLFDQFVALMGAEKA; translated from the coding sequence ATGCCCCCACGCATTCCCGCGCTGCTTGCGCTCGAAGATGGCACCACCTGGCCGGGCTTTGGGTTGGGCGCGATCGGCGAGCGTGCCGGCGAGGTGATCTTCAACACGGCCATGACCGGCTACCAGGAGGTGCTGACCGACCCCTCGTACTACGGCCAGATCGTGGTGATGACGGCGCCGCATATCGGCAACACCGGCGTGAATCTCGAGGATGAGGAGAGCATCAAGCCGTGGCTGGCGGGCTTTGTGGTGCGCGCCGCCAGCCCGCGCGTCAGCAGCTGGCGCGCCACCGCGCCGCTGGGCGAGTACCTGTGCGAGCATGGCATCGTCGGCATCACCGGCGTCGACACGCGTGCGCTGGTGCGGCACATCCGCACGGCCGGCGCCCTGCGCGGCGTGATCTCGTCGGCCCAGCCCGAGCCGCAGCGGCTGGTCGCCGCCGCGCGCGCCGCGCCCTCCATGGAGGGGCGCGACCTGGTGCCACATGTGACATGCGCCGAGCCGTACCACTGGGCCGAGGGTGGCCCTGGCGAGTGGGGCGCCAGGAGCCAGGAGCCACGAGCCACGAACCAGGCTGATGATTCAGACGATTCTCGGTTCTCGGCTCTCGGTTCTGGTACTTTCCACGTCGTGGCCTACGACTTCGGCATGAAGCGCACCATCCTGCGCCAGCTGGCCGAGCGTGGCTGCCGCGTCACGGTGGTGCCGGCCACCACGCCCGCCGCCGAGGTGCTGGCGCACAACCCCGACGGTGTGTTTCTCTCGAATGGCCCCGGCGACCCGGCTGCAGTGACGTATGCGATCGAGAGCGTGCGCGCGCTGCTAGGCCAGCGGCCGCTGTTCGGCATCTGCCTGGGCCACCAGATCCTCGGGCTGGCGCTGGGCGGCAGCACCTACAAGCTGCGCTTTGGCCACCACGGTGGCAATCAGCCGGTACGCTTCAGCGACACCGGGCGCGTCGAGATCTCGAGCCACAACCATGGCTTCGCGGTCGACGACCAAAGCCTGCCGGCGGGCGTCGAGGTGACCCACACCAACCTGAACGATGGCTGCTGCGAGGGCCTGCGCGCGCGCGATCTGCGTGCCTTCAGCGTGCAATACCACCCCGAGGCCGCGCCCGGCCCCCACGACGCCGCATACCTGTTCGACCAGTTCGTCGCCCTCATGGGGGCTGAGAAGGCGTAA
- a CDS encoding GxxExxY protein encodes MRNYSLSDSEERIATIIVNAAYTVHKALGPGLLESIYEVCFCHELTKRGLSIQRQVTLPISYDGITFDEGLRIDVLVENLVICELKAVEELNPVFMAQLISYLKLAHKRIGFLINFNVATIKQGLKRVIV; translated from the coding sequence ATGCGCAATTACTCTCTTTCAGATTCAGAGGAGCGAATTGCCACTATAATTGTGAACGCGGCTTACACCGTTCATAAGGCGCTTGGCCCCGGACTATTGGAGAGCATCTATGAGGTGTGCTTCTGTCACGAACTTACCAAGCGCGGGCTTTCTATACAGCGTCAAGTAACGCTTCCGATCAGCTATGATGGCATCACTTTCGATGAAGGGCTGCGGATTGACGTGCTCGTAGAAAATCTCGTGATTTGCGAATTGAAAGCCGTTGAGGAGCTGAATCCTGTCTTTATGGCCCAGCTGATCAGCTACCTCAAACTCGCACATAAACGAATCGGATTCCTTATCAACTTCAACGTCGCTACAATCAAGCAAGGGCTCAAAAGAGTGATTGTATAA